One Candidatus Poribacteria bacterium DNA segment encodes these proteins:
- the rpiA gene encoding ribose-5-phosphate isomerase RpiA: MNTENQKKIAAEKATERVRSGMVVGLGTGSTVYYALLKLGAMVREGLDIIGIPTSAGTEKIATAQQIPLATLASHPSLDLTIDGADEVDKDLNLIKGGGAALVREKIIANASKEILIVVDESKVSRVLGTTFPLPVEIVRFGWEATQTEVNRICGKSTLRLSPAQDGNQFPLITDNGNYILDCHFDGIPAPEAVELQLNNIPGVVENGIFVNRADKIIIGTPSGIRYMG; encoded by the coding sequence ATGAACACAGAAAATCAGAAAAAAATTGCTGCAGAAAAAGCGACAGAGCGCGTCCGATCCGGCATGGTTGTGGGATTAGGGACGGGTTCCACCGTTTACTATGCCCTCCTGAAACTCGGTGCGATGGTGCGGGAAGGGCTTGATATTATAGGGATTCCGACCTCTGCAGGCACTGAAAAAATTGCGACAGCACAACAGATACCCCTCGCGACGCTCGCTTCACATCCGAGTCTCGATCTGACGATTGATGGTGCCGATGAGGTAGACAAAGACCTCAACCTCATCAAAGGTGGCGGCGCGGCACTCGTCAGAGAAAAAATCATCGCCAACGCATCTAAAGAGATATTGATTGTTGTCGATGAAAGCAAAGTATCACGTGTCCTCGGCACGACCTTTCCACTTCCTGTCGAAATTGTGCGATTCGGGTGGGAGGCAACACAAACCGAAGTCAACCGGATTTGTGGAAAATCAACGTTACGTCTTTCACCGGCACAGGATGGAAACCAGTTTCCTCTTATCACTGACAACGGAAACTATATCCTCGATTGCCACTTTGATGGGATTCCTGCGCCTGAAGCGGTTGAGTTGCAACTGAACAACATCCCCGGCGTAGTGGAGAATGGGATATTTGTGAACCGTGCCGACAAAATCATCATCGGCACGCCTTCCGGTATCCGGTATATGGGCTAA
- a CDS encoding M24 family metallopeptidase, which produces MYKQNREAFIEKMGRGGVAIFASTPPAIWNHDTEYNYRPDPNFYYLTGFEEPESICVIAPDHPKHQYILFVRPKDKQAEIWNGKRVGVKDARKRYGADKAYPIEKFSKKIGKYLQGAERLYYTLGANADVDGEILARFTQSVRSRIRSGKGFDTLVDPSPILSELRLIKNETELQRTRLATEITVAGHVAAMKAVRPGLYEYELEALVESTFRMNGANGVAFPTIVASGGNATTLHYTTNDCRIEDETLVLIDAGAEYGHYSGDVTRTFPANGTFTEAQREIYQIVLDAHTAIIDAICPGVSIDEPHQKSIELLTEGMLSLGLLKGKAKKLIKKEAYRQFYMYRIGHMLGLDVHDVNCVHESNGDFKTFQPGMVMTIEPGLYVADDTQDVPPAYLGIGVRIEDDILITEDGCEVLTDGVPKEIDEVEALVQARKW; this is translated from the coding sequence TTGTATAAGCAAAATCGCGAAGCCTTTATAGAAAAGATGGGGCGTGGCGGGGTCGCTATCTTCGCCAGTACACCCCCCGCAATCTGGAATCACGACACCGAGTATAATTATCGTCCGGATCCGAATTTTTATTACCTTACGGGGTTTGAAGAACCAGAGTCGATCTGTGTCATCGCGCCCGATCATCCGAAACATCAATATATCCTGTTCGTGCGTCCGAAAGATAAGCAGGCGGAAATCTGGAACGGTAAGCGGGTTGGCGTTAAGGACGCTCGTAAACGCTACGGGGCAGATAAAGCCTATCCGATAGAGAAATTCAGTAAAAAAATCGGGAAATACCTACAAGGTGCCGAACGGCTTTACTATACGCTCGGCGCCAATGCGGATGTCGACGGTGAAATTCTCGCCCGTTTCACGCAGTCGGTCAGGTCACGCATCCGATCGGGCAAGGGGTTTGATACGCTTGTGGATCCGAGTCCTATTCTCAGCGAGCTGCGGTTAATCAAAAATGAGACGGAATTGCAGCGGACCCGATTGGCGACGGAGATTACCGTAGCCGGACACGTCGCCGCGATGAAAGCGGTGCGTCCGGGGTTGTATGAATACGAGTTGGAAGCACTCGTTGAATCCACGTTCCGTATGAACGGCGCAAACGGTGTCGCCTTTCCCACTATCGTTGCGAGTGGCGGAAACGCGACAACGCTCCACTATACAACGAATGACTGCCGGATTGAAGACGAAACCCTCGTCCTCATTGACGCAGGGGCAGAATACGGTCACTATTCTGGCGATGTGACCCGAACCTTTCCCGCGAACGGCACCTTCACTGAAGCGCAGCGAGAGATTTATCAGATTGTTCTTGACGCACACACTGCCATTATTGATGCTATCTGTCCGGGGGTTTCCATCGACGAACCGCACCAAAAGTCGATTGAGTTATTGACGGAAGGCATGCTCAGTCTCGGTCTCCTCAAGGGAAAAGCAAAGAAATTGATAAAGAAAGAGGCATACCGACAGTTTTACATGTACCGGATCGGACACATGCTCGGTTTAGATGTCCACGATGTCAATTGCGTCCACGAATCCAACGGTGATTTCAAAACCTTCCAACCCGGCATGGTGATGACCATTGAGCCGGGACTCTACGTCGCTGACGATACACAGGATGTGCCCCCGGCGTATCTCGGCATCGGGGTCCGCATAGAGGACGATATCCTCATCACAGAGGACGGGTGTGAAGTGCTGACGGACGGTGTCCCGAAAGAAATTGACGAAGTCGAAGCACTTGTCCAAGCGAGAAAATGGTAG
- a CDS encoding deacylase, with product MRNKIRRSQLVVGQLVAEPGTRTEGHIKVGSMPDGTAVRLPVVLINGTYPGKTLYIQAISDGDELNGIAVVHRVLSTITPEQLYGKIIAVPLVNFHAFHTKQALSPVDNRKMNRCFPGRRDGTSSERTAYHLFRRAIQQADYCLDLHQGGVHPMIDEVRVRVDEKHALHGACLELARVFGIGHILNQKGPQGQLAQAAPEVGIPTIDPELGGTHGWDAESIEKGVRGVRNVLQYYKFIAGTPQIPDRQIVVKKFVPVLSNEGGFVYYKAELYDRLAMYQPIADICDVFGKVRESIRAPVDGIFWAKPVYPMVASGGIIGKIGTPIKYL from the coding sequence ATGAGGAATAAAATTCGCCGTAGCCAATTGGTCGTTGGACAGTTAGTCGCCGAACCCGGAACCCGAACAGAAGGACATATCAAAGTCGGCAGTATGCCCGATGGAACGGCTGTCCGATTGCCTGTTGTGCTAATCAACGGGACGTACCCCGGCAAAACACTTTACATACAAGCGATTAGTGACGGTGATGAACTCAACGGAATCGCCGTTGTTCACAGAGTGCTCTCTACGATCACACCAGAGCAGTTATATGGGAAGATTATCGCCGTCCCCCTCGTCAATTTTCACGCGTTTCATACGAAACAGGCGCTCAGCCCTGTAGACAACCGTAAAATGAACCGCTGTTTTCCCGGTAGGCGCGATGGAACATCGAGCGAACGGACAGCATATCATCTCTTTCGACGCGCCATTCAGCAAGCCGATTATTGTCTTGATCTGCACCAAGGTGGGGTACACCCGATGATCGACGAGGTCCGGGTGCGGGTTGACGAGAAACACGCGCTTCACGGTGCCTGTCTTGAACTCGCACGCGTTTTCGGCATAGGACATATTCTCAATCAGAAGGGACCCCAAGGACAACTCGCGCAAGCGGCACCAGAGGTCGGCATTCCAACAATTGATCCCGAATTAGGGGGCACCCACGGATGGGATGCAGAGAGCATCGAAAAGGGGGTGCGCGGTGTGCGCAATGTTTTACAATATTATAAATTCATTGCCGGAACACCACAGATTCCTGACCGACAGATCGTTGTTAAAAAGTTTGTACCCGTCCTCAGCAACGAAGGCGGATTCGTCTATTACAAGGCGGAATTGTATGATCGACTTGCGATGTATCAACCTATAGCGGACATCTGCGATGTGTTTGGCAAGGTTCGGGAGTCTATCCGTGCGCCAGTCGATGGTATTTTCTGGGCAAAACCCGTCTATCCAATGGTCGCCAGCGGTGGTATCATCGGCAAAATCGGCACACCGATCAAATATCTCTAA